In Ignavibacteriota bacterium, one genomic interval encodes:
- a CDS encoding cobalamin-dependent protein (Presence of a B(12) (cobalamin)-binding domain implies dependence on cobalamin itself, in one of its several forms, or in some unusual lineages, dependence on a cobalamin-like analog.) encodes MISTIDVARLFNVTETTVKRWADDGMLRCQKTPGGHRKFQIRNVIEFAEKNNFEPTGVLTLPGHEGQDERVQMGILKRDFATLVQTFVEKALSPDRSDLYIFFSYLYEHRIALWEIYDLILRPGMYEIGERWKRGEIGVSQEHRASYETLDALAKLQNEILVKPATGDAVVFACLGDELHEIGLRCAANLFESEGWQTHYLGARTPADAVILAAQELRPTVVALSITHDHVHDQLMHDIREIADAVAKMGIRLIIGGSGVPVALHPEVWHDGVLNSSRELATFIDACAADRRARRSEQVG; translated from the coding sequence GTGATATCCACGATCGACGTGGCACGATTGTTCAATGTCACGGAAACGACCGTGAAGCGCTGGGCGGATGACGGAATGCTCCGGTGCCAGAAAACGCCGGGTGGCCACAGGAAATTCCAGATCAGGAATGTCATCGAGTTCGCAGAGAAGAACAATTTCGAACCCACCGGCGTCCTCACGCTCCCGGGGCATGAAGGACAGGATGAGCGTGTGCAGATGGGGATCCTCAAGCGCGATTTTGCCACGCTCGTGCAGACCTTCGTTGAAAAAGCGCTTTCGCCGGACCGCTCCGATCTCTACATCTTCTTCTCCTATCTCTACGAACACCGCATCGCACTCTGGGAGATCTATGATCTCATCCTCCGGCCCGGCATGTACGAGATCGGCGAGCGCTGGAAACGCGGCGAGATCGGCGTCAGTCAGGAGCACCGCGCGTCGTACGAGACACTGGACGCGCTCGCAAAACTGCAGAACGAGATCCTGGTCAAACCCGCCACCGGCGATGCCGTGGTCTTCGCCTGTCTCGGTGACGAACTCCATGAGATCGGCCTCCGCTGCGCAGCGAATCTGTTCGAATCAGAGGGCTGGCAGACGCATTACCTGGGTGCACGGACGCCCGCCGATGCGGTGATCCTTGCGGCGCAGGAGCTGCGGCCAACGGTGGTCGCGCTTTCCATCACCCATGACCATGTCCACGATCAGCTCATGCACGATATCCGCGAGATCGCCGATGCGGTTGCGAAGATGGGGATCCGCCTGATCATCGGCGGCTCCGGCGTGCCCGTTGCCCTGCATCCTGAAGTATGGCACGACGGTGTGTTGAATTCTTCGCGCGAACTGGCGACGTTCATCGATGCCTGTGCGGCCGACCGCCGTGCACGCCGTTCGGAACAGGTGGGCTGA
- a CDS encoding phytoene/squalene synthase family protein, which produces MEGTALHTVDHARAITRRYARTFYFASHVLPQDKRDAAYVVYAFCRYADNLTDVHREDTERIPDAERQIARLREELDAVYAGADVPTRWIALREVVRTYSIPRLYFDELLTGVAMDLTPRRFETWADLEVYCYRVASVVGLIMTRIFGATTAAALHHAAQLGTAMQLTNILRDIGEDLRMGRVYLPQEDLRAHGVTEEMLGAGRVTPAIRALIQFQIARARTLYADADPGIPMIPDDGSRFSTQLMRTLYSRILDAIEKNAYDVFSQRAHVRPGMKLRLAVVLMLRSFVGRTSRPVRVASRGSMVTHPDAHSLGRPGGGR; this is translated from the coding sequence ATGGAAGGCACCGCCCTCCATACCGTCGACCATGCGCGCGCGATCACGCGCCGGTACGCGCGGACGTTCTATTTCGCGTCGCACGTCCTGCCGCAGGACAAACGGGATGCAGCGTACGTGGTGTATGCCTTCTGCCGTTATGCGGACAATCTCACGGATGTGCACCGGGAAGATACCGAACGGATCCCTGATGCGGAACGGCAGATCGCCCGACTCCGGGAGGAGCTTGATGCGGTCTATGCCGGCGCCGACGTCCCGACCAGGTGGATCGCGCTGCGTGAGGTCGTCAGGACCTACAGCATCCCCCGCCTGTATTTTGATGAGTTGCTCACGGGTGTGGCGATGGACCTGACGCCGCGCAGGTTCGAGACCTGGGCCGATCTCGAGGTCTACTGCTATCGCGTGGCATCGGTCGTGGGGCTGATCATGACGCGTATCTTCGGGGCCACGACTGCGGCGGCGCTCCACCATGCAGCCCAACTCGGGACGGCGATGCAGCTCACCAATATCCTTCGCGATATCGGCGAAGACCTCCGGATGGGCCGCGTCTACCTTCCGCAGGAAGATCTGCGCGCGCATGGCGTGACGGAAGAGATGCTCGGTGCCGGCAGGGTCACGCCGGCCATCCGTGCGCTGATCCAATTCCAGATCGCGCGCGCCCGTACGCTCTATGCCGATGCGGATCCGGGGATCCCGATGATCCCCGACGACGGGTCCCGGTTCAGCACGCAGTTGATGAGAACCCTGTACAGCCGCATCCTCGATGCCATCGAGAAGAATGCCTACGATGTCTTCTCGCAGCGTGCACACGTCCGGCCGGGGATGAAATTGCGCCTTGCCGTTGTACTGATGCTCCGGTCCTTCGTGGGCCGCACGTCGCGTCCTGTCCGTGTCGCCTCCCGCGGAAGCATGGTGACACATCCTGATGCACATTCGCTGGGCCGCCCCGGGGGCGGCCGGTGA